One Xiphophorus hellerii strain 12219 chromosome 24, Xiphophorus_hellerii-4.1, whole genome shotgun sequence DNA window includes the following coding sequences:
- the en1b gene encoding homeobox protein engrailed-1b isoform X1 gives MEEHKEPSSGRDSTEDESMSLSPNLPSPAMILPHPAAQQAHRTTNFFIDNILRPDFGCRKEPSYRERSQTPGRENVNPLGARPPHAGSLCLDSNCSSDSASSSPSSSSSTSSSPASKQSSSKPGEAASNGAGRYADSPSSIVVVSGSNGGSSAGMKESQPLLWPAWVYCTRYSDRPSSVSTPGPRTRKLKKKKNSKEDKRPRTAFTAVQLQRLKTEFQANRYITEQRRQSLAQELNLNESQIKIWFQNKRAKIKKASGYKNGLALQLMAQGLYNHSTTTVQEEKEESE, from the exons ATGGAAGAGCACAAGGAGCCCAGCAGCGGCCGGGACTCGACCGAGGACGAGAGCATGTCCCTGTCGCCGAACCTCCCATCCCCTGCCATGATCCTACCCCATCCGGCCGCGCAGCAGGCCCACAGAACCACGAACTTTTTCATCGACAACATCCTCCGGCCGGACTTCGGCTGCAGGAAGGAGCCGAGCTACCGCGAGCGCAGCCAGACGCCGGGCAGGGAGAACGTGAACCCGCTGGGAGCGAGGCCGCCGCACGCCGGCAGCCTCTGCCTGGACTCCAACTGCAGCAGCGACAGCGCCTCCTCCTCgccctcctcgtcctcctccacGTCCTCGTCGCCCGCGTCCAAGCAAAGCTCGTCGAAGCCCGGCGAGGCGGCCAGCAACGGGGCCGGCAGATACGCGGACAGTCCGTCGTCGATTGTGGTTGTGAGCGGCAGCAATGGAGGCTCTTCAGCGGGAATGAAGGAGAGCCAGCCGCTGCTGTGGCCCGCCTGGGTTTACTGTACGCGCTACTCGGACCGGCCCTCATCTG TTTCCACGCCAGGCCCAAGGACACGGaaactgaagaagaagaagaacagcaAGGAGGACAAGCGGCCCAGGACGGCGTTCACGGCTGTGCAGCTGCAGAGACTCAAAACCGAGTTCCAGGCCAACCGGTACATAACGGAGCAGAGGAGACAGTCCCTCGCCCAGGAACTGAACCTGAACGAGTCCCAGATCAAAATCTGGTTCCAGAACAAGAGGGCCAAGATTAAAAAGGCCAGCGGCTACAAGAACGGCCTAGCGCTGCAGCTTATGGCGCAGGGACTGTACAACCACTCAACGACCACCgtgcaggaggagaaggaggagagcgAGTGA
- the en1b gene encoding homeobox protein engrailed-1b isoform X2 → MEEHKEPSSGRDSTEDESMSLSPNLPSPAMILPHPAAQQAHRTTNFFIDNILRPDFGCRKEPSYRERSQTPGRENVNPLGARPPHAGSLCLDSNCSSDSASSSPSSSSSTSSSPASKQSSSKPGEAASNGAGRYADSPSSIVVVSGSNGGSSAGMKESQPLLWPAWVYCTRYSDRPSSGPRTRKLKKKKNSKEDKRPRTAFTAVQLQRLKTEFQANRYITEQRRQSLAQELNLNESQIKIWFQNKRAKIKKASGYKNGLALQLMAQGLYNHSTTTVQEEKEESE, encoded by the exons ATGGAAGAGCACAAGGAGCCCAGCAGCGGCCGGGACTCGACCGAGGACGAGAGCATGTCCCTGTCGCCGAACCTCCCATCCCCTGCCATGATCCTACCCCATCCGGCCGCGCAGCAGGCCCACAGAACCACGAACTTTTTCATCGACAACATCCTCCGGCCGGACTTCGGCTGCAGGAAGGAGCCGAGCTACCGCGAGCGCAGCCAGACGCCGGGCAGGGAGAACGTGAACCCGCTGGGAGCGAGGCCGCCGCACGCCGGCAGCCTCTGCCTGGACTCCAACTGCAGCAGCGACAGCGCCTCCTCCTCgccctcctcgtcctcctccacGTCCTCGTCGCCCGCGTCCAAGCAAAGCTCGTCGAAGCCCGGCGAGGCGGCCAGCAACGGGGCCGGCAGATACGCGGACAGTCCGTCGTCGATTGTGGTTGTGAGCGGCAGCAATGGAGGCTCTTCAGCGGGAATGAAGGAGAGCCAGCCGCTGCTGTGGCCCGCCTGGGTTTACTGTACGCGCTACTCGGACCGGCCCTCATCTG GCCCAAGGACACGGaaactgaagaagaagaagaacagcaAGGAGGACAAGCGGCCCAGGACGGCGTTCACGGCTGTGCAGCTGCAGAGACTCAAAACCGAGTTCCAGGCCAACCGGTACATAACGGAGCAGAGGAGACAGTCCCTCGCCCAGGAACTGAACCTGAACGAGTCCCAGATCAAAATCTGGTTCCAGAACAAGAGGGCCAAGATTAAAAAGGCCAGCGGCTACAAGAACGGCCTAGCGCTGCAGCTTATGGCGCAGGGACTGTACAACCACTCAACGACCACCgtgcaggaggagaaggaggagagcgAGTGA